The Halobacterium sp. CBA1132 genome has a segment encoding these proteins:
- a CDS encoding ABC transporter permease, whose amino-acid sequence MTDRLSSATDRLADDASRLVLPVVGAGTLLVLGVVFYYPVWTVFVEAFGDAAAPIRDVLASEFYMGAAHGLFAHPAQVPGDVLAWLASVRVHAEWSGLLPEAWVSYPDVRKGLFGFTAWQAFLSTVASVALGLPGAYVLARFEFPGRRTLQSLTILPFVLPSIMVVVGFVATFGTQGTLNGVLTALGLGTVELLYTLKVVVLAHAFYNAPLVTRMVTSAWENVDASAVETARSLGASPLRAFRDIVAPQLLPALAASAVLTFVFTFMTFPIVLGLGGLQLATVEVWLYARVQQLDVESAAALATLETVVSLALTYVYLRYESKRAAGGSGTALSRERLFALADVDVRGALVRAGIGVYGVVVALVFLAPLASMVLASVGGLENPTLEWWRFLLERQAGSRTQPSVAVRNSLLFGVGALALALPMGVVIAAFSARGGRGRKVVDAVLMAPIAVSGIVVGFGMLQSLVFGVELFGYRVSVVGSAVVVAAHAIAGYPFVVRNVTPMLSAVDDRLVESARALGASRARALYDVELPLVWPGVLAGAAFAFALSIGEFDATVLLAGENAYTMPVALKRYLVDRAAGPSVGPAAAMGTILLAVTAASFVVIDRVGGKYRP is encoded by the coding sequence GTGACCGACCGGCTGTCCAGTGCGACGGACCGACTCGCCGACGACGCGAGCAGACTGGTGTTGCCAGTCGTGGGTGCCGGCACGCTGCTCGTGCTCGGCGTCGTCTTCTACTACCCCGTGTGGACGGTGTTCGTGGAGGCGTTCGGGGACGCCGCCGCGCCGATTCGGGACGTCCTCGCCAGCGAGTTCTACATGGGCGCCGCGCACGGCCTGTTCGCCCACCCGGCGCAGGTACCCGGGGACGTGCTCGCGTGGCTGGCGAGCGTGCGCGTCCACGCTGAGTGGTCCGGTCTGCTGCCCGAGGCGTGGGTGAGCTATCCGGACGTCCGGAAGGGGCTGTTCGGGTTCACGGCGTGGCAGGCGTTCCTGTCGACGGTGGCGAGCGTCGCGCTCGGCCTGCCGGGGGCGTACGTGCTCGCGCGCTTCGAGTTCCCGGGTCGGCGCACGCTGCAGTCGCTGACCATCCTGCCGTTCGTGCTCCCCTCCATCATGGTCGTCGTGGGGTTCGTCGCGACGTTCGGCACGCAGGGCACGCTCAACGGCGTCCTGACGGCGCTCGGACTGGGAACGGTCGAACTACTGTACACGCTGAAAGTCGTGGTGCTGGCGCACGCGTTCTACAACGCGCCGCTGGTCACGCGGATGGTCACGTCGGCCTGGGAGAACGTCGACGCCAGCGCCGTCGAGACGGCGCGCTCGCTGGGTGCGAGTCCGCTGCGGGCGTTCCGCGACATCGTCGCGCCCCAACTGCTGCCGGCGCTGGCGGCGAGCGCGGTGTTGACGTTCGTGTTCACGTTCATGACGTTTCCCATCGTGTTGGGGCTGGGCGGCCTCCAGTTGGCGACCGTGGAGGTGTGGCTGTACGCCCGCGTCCAGCAACTCGACGTGGAGTCCGCCGCCGCGCTCGCGACGCTGGAGACGGTTGTCTCGCTGGCGCTGACGTACGTCTACCTGCGCTACGAGTCCAAGCGCGCCGCCGGCGGTTCGGGGACCGCGCTCTCCCGGGAGCGGCTGTTCGCGCTCGCGGACGTCGACGTGCGGGGCGCGCTCGTGCGCGCCGGCATCGGCGTCTACGGCGTCGTCGTCGCGCTCGTGTTCCTCGCGCCGCTGGCGTCGATGGTGCTGGCGAGCGTCGGCGGCCTCGAGAATCCGACGCTGGAGTGGTGGCGGTTCCTCCTCGAACGGCAGGCCGGGAGTCGCACCCAGCCGTCGGTCGCGGTGCGGAACTCGCTGCTGTTCGGCGTCGGCGCGCTCGCGCTCGCGCTCCCGATGGGCGTCGTCATCGCGGCGTTCTCCGCGCGCGGCGGCCGCGGCCGGAAGGTCGTCGACGCGGTGTTGATGGCGCCCATCGCCGTCTCCGGCATCGTCGTCGGGTTCGGGATGCTGCAGTCGCTGGTGTTCGGCGTGGAGCTGTTCGGCTACCGCGTCAGCGTCGTCGGGAGCGCGGTCGTCGTCGCCGCGCACGCCATCGCGGGCTACCCGTTCGTGGTGCGGAACGTCACGCCGATGCTCTCGGCCGTCGACGACCGACTGGTGGAGTCCGCGCGGGCGCTGGGCGCGAGCCGAGCGCGGGCGCTCTACGACGTGGAACTGCCGCTCGTGTGGCCGGGCGTGCTCGCGGGCGCGGCGTTCGCGTTCGCGCTCAGCATCGGTGAGTTCGACGCCACCGTGCTGCTCGCGGGCGAGAACGCGTACACGATGCCCGTGGCGCTGAAGCGCTACCTCGTCGACCGCGCCGCGGGCCCGAGCGTCGGGCCCGCAGCCGCGATGGGGACGATTCTGCTCGCGGTGACAGCCGCCAGTTTCGTGGTCATCGACCGCGTGGGGGGGAAGTACCGACCGTGA
- a CDS encoding thiamine ABC transporter substrate binding subunit, which yields MRRRDYLKTAGAGVAGLLTAGCLQVEEGEQDNTTSGTTTGGTTSGTTSETTSEPTGPLTIATYDSFFGDEGTAGRWLKDQWEADHDTEIEYTAPSNGISEYIRRKDQNAGIDADLFVGLNTPDLVRVDQQLPDSDLFDDLRADLDNDGDVKESLEVDPENRVVAYDTGYITPVYDSTEIDNPETFDALLEPAYEGTLLAQNAQSSDPGLAFLLWTIHEKGPDGYLDYWEGLLDNNVRVLDDWQPAYDAFLANERPMVVSYSTDQVYYHSEEQLPHHQVSFLNDQGYANPETVGRFADSDRPETAAEFVDFVLTDDAQANVAQKNVQIPATTTASLPEGYAEYAKEPPEPVTFTYEELAGNLDEWTESWAQLVASN from the coding sequence ATGAGACGGCGTGACTACCTCAAGACGGCCGGTGCCGGCGTCGCGGGACTACTGACCGCCGGCTGCCTGCAGGTCGAGGAGGGCGAACAGGACAACACGACCAGCGGCACGACGACCGGCGGGACGACGAGCGGCACGACCAGCGAAACGACGAGCGAGCCGACGGGTCCGCTGACAATCGCGACCTACGACTCCTTCTTCGGTGACGAGGGGACCGCGGGTCGCTGGCTGAAAGACCAGTGGGAGGCCGACCACGACACCGAAATCGAGTACACCGCGCCGAGCAACGGCATCAGCGAGTACATCCGGCGCAAAGACCAGAACGCGGGCATCGACGCCGACCTCTTCGTCGGCCTGAACACGCCCGACCTCGTGCGCGTCGACCAGCAACTCCCGGACAGCGACCTCTTCGATGACCTGCGCGCGGATCTCGACAACGACGGCGACGTCAAGGAGAGCCTGGAGGTCGACCCGGAGAACCGCGTCGTCGCCTACGACACGGGGTACATCACGCCGGTCTACGACAGCACCGAAATCGACAACCCGGAGACGTTCGACGCGCTCCTCGAACCCGCCTACGAGGGGACGCTGCTCGCGCAGAACGCCCAGTCCAGCGACCCCGGACTGGCGTTCCTCCTCTGGACGATTCACGAGAAGGGCCCAGATGGCTATCTCGACTACTGGGAGGGACTGCTCGACAACAACGTGCGCGTGCTCGACGACTGGCAGCCCGCCTACGACGCGTTCCTCGCGAACGAGCGCCCGATGGTCGTCTCCTACTCCACCGACCAGGTGTACTACCACAGCGAGGAGCAACTCCCCCACCACCAGGTCAGTTTCCTGAACGACCAAGGGTACGCCAACCCCGAGACGGTCGGGCGGTTCGCGGACAGCGACCGGCCCGAGACCGCCGCCGAGTTCGTGGACTTCGTGCTCACCGACGACGCGCAGGCGAACGTCGCCCAGAAGAACGTCCAGATTCCCGCGACGACCACCGCGTCGCTGCCCGAGGGGTACGCGGAGTACGCCAAGGAGCCGCCCGAGCCGGTCACGTTCACGTACGAGGAGCTCGCGGGGAACCTCGACGAGTGGACCGAGTCGTGGGCGCAGTTGGTCGCGAGTAACTGA
- a CDS encoding PKD domain-containing protein, translating into MTDSGGGNAILRRVVAVGVALLLVAAATAAGVGSVAGSSAATDPTGESNVVKFVYVDNDNVTFMLANGTSVRTSGADAEHVGPMADLDSDGRLEAPYVTSNGDLKAVDANNETHDLADNVPYSKTSLGVDDWTGDGIPEVLYADADSKHLRYANVSGTAQISDEKASGLLGAVDFDGHGEREIVYIGTSKTLHYYNSSGATEVSYQNFGDKGAAGAPVDIYQDGSYWVPAIDGSGYPEVVNANGTTDQFRDSSNNTKKTPIAGVDWAGDGDLEIVHLQNSDLAYTYINGTTRKIRDESGDSVSAEKSAGVAGVSSYPDPLSVEEFEANATGGQNVTVNVTTNHDLSSLDVSLSGPENTTLTLSDFAETGTSPYAYTATYNRSTDGEYTATLESASSAGDSVSPGTEDTASVDDVVPNVEAANLTDVTDGNGTVSPGDEVRVNATVTGDVGTVTADLAGFDAGTVELAHEDGDEYAANVTVGENVSEGDWNATVTASDGQGNEDATDTNALTVETADLSVALNDTETVEEDESVQLSPSSVSDATGDVDYEWTFGDGSSATGKTVTHTYAGDGTYEVTLTADDGSGDRDTASMSVTVTDETTIEGATTGSTTTTSDDGNGDSGDSDPYDPGGSGGVDDLTTSEPTTEPTTTTEQTTEPTETTTGTVTTTERATETATSTEVAAPTTSESTTTADPGADIAPPQSPGEAPGFGVVSGLFVLVAAAALALRE; encoded by the coding sequence ATGACTGACAGTGGGGGCGGCAACGCGATCCTACGGCGGGTGGTGGCCGTCGGAGTCGCGTTACTACTCGTCGCGGCCGCGACTGCGGCTGGCGTCGGGTCGGTGGCGGGAAGCTCGGCGGCTACCGACCCGACGGGGGAATCGAACGTAGTCAAGTTTGTCTACGTCGACAACGACAACGTCACGTTCATGCTCGCTAACGGGACGAGCGTCCGGACCAGCGGTGCGGACGCCGAACACGTCGGCCCGATGGCTGACCTGGACAGCGACGGTCGGCTCGAAGCCCCGTATGTGACCAGCAACGGGGATCTCAAAGCGGTCGACGCGAACAACGAGACGCATGACCTCGCGGATAACGTCCCGTATTCGAAAACCAGTCTCGGCGTCGACGACTGGACGGGCGATGGAATCCCGGAAGTGCTGTACGCGGACGCCGACAGCAAACACCTACGGTACGCGAACGTATCCGGTACGGCACAGATCTCCGACGAGAAGGCATCGGGGCTCCTCGGCGCCGTCGACTTCGACGGACATGGCGAACGCGAGATTGTATACATCGGAACCTCGAAGACGCTACACTACTACAACAGCAGCGGTGCGACGGAGGTGTCGTACCAGAACTTCGGCGACAAGGGCGCGGCCGGCGCCCCGGTGGATATCTACCAGGACGGATCCTACTGGGTGCCCGCAATCGACGGCAGCGGATACCCCGAAGTCGTGAACGCCAACGGAACGACCGACCAGTTCCGGGACTCCAGCAACAACACAAAAAAGACCCCGATAGCGGGCGTGGACTGGGCAGGGGACGGGGACCTCGAAATTGTCCACCTGCAGAACAGCGACCTGGCATACACGTACATAAACGGAACAACGAGGAAGATCAGGGACGAGAGCGGTGACTCGGTCAGTGCCGAAAAGAGCGCCGGCGTCGCGGGCGTCTCCAGCTACCCCGACCCGCTGTCGGTCGAAGAGTTCGAGGCGAATGCGACCGGCGGGCAGAACGTGACGGTGAACGTCACGACGAACCACGACCTCTCGTCGCTGGATGTCTCGCTGTCGGGGCCGGAGAACACGACGCTCACGCTCTCGGACTTCGCGGAGACGGGCACGAGCCCGTACGCGTACACGGCGACGTACAACAGGTCGACGGACGGCGAGTACACGGCGACGCTGGAGTCCGCGTCGTCTGCTGGCGATAGCGTGTCACCCGGTACTGAGGACACCGCGAGCGTCGACGACGTGGTGCCGAACGTGGAAGCCGCGAATCTCACGGACGTGACCGACGGGAACGGCACCGTCTCGCCCGGTGACGAGGTGCGCGTGAACGCCACGGTCACGGGCGACGTCGGCACCGTGACTGCGGACCTCGCGGGCTTCGACGCGGGCACTGTCGAACTCGCACACGAGGACGGCGACGAGTACGCCGCGAACGTGACTGTCGGGGAGAACGTCAGCGAGGGCGACTGGAACGCGACGGTCACGGCCAGCGACGGACAGGGCAACGAGGACGCGACGGACACGAACGCGCTCACCGTCGAAACCGCTGACCTCTCAGTAGCGCTCAACGACACCGAGACCGTCGAGGAAGACGAGAGCGTACAGCTCTCGCCGTCGTCCGTCTCCGACGCGACCGGGGACGTTGACTACGAGTGGACGTTCGGTGACGGAAGCAGTGCCACCGGGAAGACGGTCACGCACACCTACGCCGGCGACGGAACGTACGAGGTGACGCTGACTGCCGACGACGGGTCCGGCGACAGGGACACCGCGTCGATGTCGGTGACGGTGACGGACGAGACGACCATCGAGGGAGCGACGACGGGCTCCACAACCACGACGAGCGACGACGGCAACGGCGACAGCGGCGACAGCGACCCGTACGACCCGGGCGGTTCGGGTGGCGTCGACGACTTGACGACGAGTGAGCCGACGACCGAGCCGACCACGACAACGGAGCAGACGACCGAACCGACCGAAACCACGACCGGGACGGTGACGACCACCGAGCGAGCGACGGAGACAGCGACGAGCACCGAGGTGGCGGCGCCCACGACGTCCGAGTCGACGACGACAGCGGACCCGGGTGCGGACATCGCGCCGCCGCAGAGTCCCGGTGAGGCGCCGGGCTTCGGCGTCGTATCGGGGCTGTTCGTGCTCGTCGCGGCCGCTGCGCTGGCGCTGCGGGAGTAA
- a CDS encoding AI-2E family transporter, translating into MPPSRTTTLATVLAVLLAAAALLLGAVFGTVFFAVTVAYLLVPIHRRVQRLGLPPWWSSATTAALASLAVLLPVSAGLYVLTDRAGGLMDALEGLPEVVTLAFYGYEYPIEVGTVTDIALSFLAEFAVDAAVALPELALKFTLFGMVVFGLLLAHEDAERALIATVPGAYHDVVRSLARRASATLYAIYVLQAVTALATTVVALPVFLALGVPYPVTLAALAGILQFIPIVGPSLVVGAVALYWASIGNVSGAILVVVVAGVLVAWLPDVIVRPRLSRRTADLPGSLYFVGFTGGLLTVGPIGIIAGPLVVALVVEAASLLADEHRGTQSSLLPEEWP; encoded by the coding sequence GTGCCCCCGTCACGAACCACCACGCTAGCCACCGTCCTCGCCGTGCTCCTCGCCGCCGCCGCGCTGCTCCTCGGCGCCGTCTTCGGGACGGTGTTCTTCGCGGTCACGGTCGCGTACCTCCTCGTGCCGATTCACCGCCGCGTCCAGCGACTCGGCCTGCCGCCGTGGTGGTCGAGCGCGACCACTGCCGCGCTCGCGTCGCTGGCGGTCCTCCTCCCAGTCTCCGCCGGTCTCTACGTCCTCACGGACCGCGCCGGCGGCCTCATGGACGCCCTCGAAGGGCTGCCGGAGGTCGTGACGCTGGCGTTCTACGGCTACGAGTACCCAATCGAAGTTGGCACCGTCACCGACATCGCGCTGTCGTTCCTCGCGGAGTTCGCGGTCGACGCCGCCGTCGCGCTCCCGGAACTCGCGCTGAAGTTCACGCTGTTCGGGATGGTGGTCTTCGGACTGTTGCTCGCCCACGAGGACGCCGAGCGCGCGCTCATCGCGACGGTTCCCGGCGCCTACCACGACGTCGTGCGGTCGCTGGCTCGGCGCGCCAGCGCGACGCTGTACGCCATCTACGTGCTGCAGGCGGTGACCGCGCTCGCGACGACTGTCGTCGCGCTCCCGGTGTTCCTCGCGCTCGGCGTCCCCTACCCCGTCACGCTCGCCGCGCTCGCGGGCATCCTCCAGTTCATTCCCATCGTCGGCCCGTCGCTGGTCGTCGGCGCCGTCGCACTCTACTGGGCGAGCATCGGCAACGTGTCCGGCGCAATCCTCGTCGTCGTGGTCGCGGGCGTGCTGGTGGCGTGGCTGCCCGACGTCATCGTCCGCCCACGGCTCTCCCGGCGGACCGCCGACCTCCCGGGGAGCCTCTACTTCGTCGGGTTCACAGGCGGCCTGCTCACCGTCGGCCCCATCGGCATCATCGCGGGGCCGCTGGTCGTCGCGCTCGTCGTCGAGGCCGCGAGCCTGCTCGCGGACGAGCACCGCGGCACGCAGTCGTCGCTGCTCCCCGAGGAGTGGCCGTGA
- a CDS encoding sulfurtransferase encodes MSEEWVASADWLAEHIDDVAVVDVRDAWEYDGIGHLPDAVNVPFDEFRADGHASQRDAERANGERSDPRADPEGMMPERDHWAALLSEAGIERGDTIVAYDDTHGVFAARFLVTALYYGHDDLRLFDGDYSAWLRDHETTDEAPDVTPTDYQPGDPDESVFVDADDVLAATDDPDAVVVDTREPEEYAEGHIPGAVNLDWKEVVDDETRGLKPRGEIESLLAERGVTPDERVVLYCNTARRISHTFVVLRWLGFPDVAFYEGSLTDWTERGHPVE; translated from the coding sequence ATGAGCGAGGAATGGGTCGCGTCCGCGGACTGGCTCGCCGAACACATCGACGACGTCGCCGTCGTGGACGTTCGCGACGCGTGGGAGTACGACGGTATCGGCCACCTCCCGGACGCGGTCAACGTTCCCTTCGACGAGTTCCGGGCCGATGGGCACGCGTCGCAACGCGACGCGGAACGTGCGAACGGGGAGCGAAGCGACCCGCGAGCAGACCCCGAGGGAATGATGCCCGAGCGCGACCACTGGGCGGCGCTGTTGAGCGAAGCCGGTATCGAACGCGGGGACACCATCGTCGCGTACGACGACACGCACGGCGTGTTCGCGGCGCGGTTCCTCGTCACTGCGCTGTACTACGGCCACGACGACCTGCGGTTGTTCGACGGTGACTACAGCGCGTGGCTGCGTGACCACGAGACTACCGACGAGGCGCCGGACGTGACGCCGACCGACTACCAGCCGGGCGACCCCGACGAGAGCGTGTTCGTGGACGCCGACGACGTGCTCGCGGCGACGGACGACCCCGACGCTGTCGTCGTCGACACCCGCGAACCCGAGGAGTACGCCGAGGGCCACATCCCGGGCGCGGTGAACCTCGACTGGAAGGAAGTCGTCGACGACGAGACGCGCGGCCTGAAGCCCCGCGGGGAAATCGAGAGTCTGCTCGCGGAGCGCGGCGTCACGCCCGACGAGCGCGTCGTCCTCTACTGCAACACTGCGCGCCGCATCAGCCACACGTTCGTCGTGTTGCGCTGGCTCGGCTTCCCGGACGTCGCGTTCTACGAGGGGAGCCTCACGGACTGGACCGAGCGCGGCCACCCAGTCGAGTAG
- a CDS encoding sulfurtransferase produces MAEYAKDVLVTADWVEEHLDEFESDDPEYRLVEVDVDTEAYDDEHAPGAIGFNWETQLQDQTQRDILEQDDFEDLLGSHGITEDSTVVLYGDNSNWFAAYAYWQFKYYGHDDVRLLDGGREFWVEHDYPTTDEAPDFSEQTYEAGGPRESIRAYRDDVEKAIDRGVPLVDVRSPEEFSGEVLAPPGLQETAQRGGHIPGAKNISWAAVTNDDGTFKTSDELEALYAEEGIDGDGTTVAYCRIGERSSVAWFALHELLGYDDTVNYDGSWTEWGNLVDAPIETGE; encoded by the coding sequence ATGGCAGAATACGCCAAAGACGTACTCGTCACTGCGGACTGGGTCGAGGAGCACCTCGACGAGTTCGAGAGTGACGACCCCGAGTATCGACTCGTCGAAGTCGACGTCGACACGGAGGCGTACGACGACGAACACGCCCCCGGCGCAATCGGCTTCAACTGGGAGACCCAACTGCAGGACCAGACGCAGCGGGACATCCTCGAGCAGGACGACTTCGAGGACCTCCTCGGTAGCCACGGCATCACCGAGGACTCCACGGTCGTCCTCTACGGCGACAACTCCAACTGGTTCGCCGCCTACGCCTACTGGCAGTTCAAGTACTACGGCCACGACGACGTGCGCCTGCTTGACGGCGGCCGCGAGTTCTGGGTCGAACACGACTACCCGACCACGGACGAGGCCCCTGACTTCTCCGAGCAGACCTACGAAGCCGGCGGCCCGCGCGAGTCCATCCGCGCGTACCGCGACGACGTCGAGAAGGCCATCGACCGCGGCGTTCCGCTCGTCGACGTTCGCAGTCCCGAGGAGTTCAGCGGCGAAGTCCTCGCGCCGCCAGGACTCCAGGAGACCGCCCAGCGCGGCGGCCACATCCCGGGCGCGAAGAACATCTCGTGGGCGGCCGTCACGAACGACGACGGCACCTTCAAGACCAGCGACGAACTCGAAGCGCTCTACGCCGAGGAAGGCATCGACGGCGACGGCACCACCGTCGCGTACTGCCGCATCGGCGAGCGCTCGTCGGTCGCGTGGTTCGCGCTCCACGAACTGCTCGGGTACGACGACACCGTCAACTACGACGGGTCGTGGACCGAGTGGGGCAACCTCGTCGACGCCCCCATCGAGACGGGCGAGTAA
- the leuS gene encoding leucine--tRNA ligase has translation MSEESYDHEAVEARWQAAWDDADVYRTPDDAEDPTYVLGMYPYPSGKLHMGHVRNYTITDAYARFRRMRGDDVLHPMGWDAFGLPAENAAKERDTNPRDWTLDCIDTMRDQMESMGFGYDWEREITTCTPEYYQWNQWLFRRFHEEGLVDRRDADVNWCPSCETVLADEQVEGEAELCWRCDTPVEQRELSQWFLEITQYADELVDGIDELGGWPDSVRQMQRNWIGRQHGTRLTFEIEGRGEVEAFTTRADTVYGATFFALAPDHPISEALVEDDDDIREFVEQEADPDGDEPNGVRTGLTATNPVTGAEIPVFVADFVLSDVGTGALMGVPGHDDRDHIFAEKMGVPIEPVVAPEPDDWDGETAPDAPDVQESAFTEDGVVVNSGDYSGLDSETARERVTEDHAAAEFAKQYRLRDWGISRQRYWGTPIPVVHCDDCGPVLVPEDDLPVELPEFVNTTGNPLDAADEWKQTTCPECGGDATRETDTMDTFVDSSWYFLRYVSPGFEDAPFDLERANDWMPVDQYVGGIEHAVMHLLYSRFFTKVLADEEDLEHREPFTNLLAQGMVQLEGEKMSKSKGNVVSPQDIVDEYGADTARLFMMQAAQPERDFDWSEEGVRSTNRFLARVKELVESYDSEAGDGPADGVAQYVAAETDAAVAVATPEYDDLAFNVALREAQELVGTLRQYRDYADAVHAETFERGLNVAVRLLAPVTPHLAEELFEELGGDGFAAETEWPETDVDRDAAETRRSLVENTREDVRQIIEVAGIENPERIDVVVTPEWKYDALGIAVESDADNLISELMQESHIREQGDDAADYGQELQAEREALSLTLAPDEEYDALSAAAWLVEREFDAPVRVVHASDADDGVAAKAEPGRPAIDIEE, from the coding sequence ATGAGCGAAGAGAGTTACGACCACGAGGCCGTCGAGGCCCGCTGGCAGGCGGCTTGGGACGACGCGGACGTGTACCGCACGCCCGACGACGCCGAGGACCCGACGTACGTCCTCGGAATGTACCCCTACCCGTCGGGGAAGCTCCACATGGGGCACGTGCGCAACTACACCATCACGGACGCGTACGCCCGGTTCCGCCGGATGCGCGGCGACGACGTCCTCCACCCGATGGGGTGGGACGCGTTCGGCCTGCCCGCGGAGAACGCGGCCAAAGAGCGCGACACCAACCCCCGCGACTGGACGCTGGACTGCATCGACACGATGCGGGACCAGATGGAGTCGATGGGCTTCGGCTACGACTGGGAGCGCGAAATCACCACGTGTACGCCCGAGTACTACCAGTGGAACCAGTGGCTGTTCCGACGCTTCCACGAGGAGGGTCTCGTCGACCGCCGGGACGCGGACGTGAACTGGTGTCCGTCCTGCGAGACGGTGCTCGCCGACGAGCAAGTCGAGGGCGAGGCGGAACTGTGCTGGCGCTGTGACACGCCCGTCGAGCAGCGCGAACTCTCCCAGTGGTTCCTCGAAATCACGCAGTACGCCGACGAACTCGTCGACGGCATCGACGAACTCGGCGGCTGGCCGGACTCCGTCCGGCAGATGCAGCGCAACTGGATCGGCCGCCAGCACGGCACTCGGCTCACCTTCGAAATCGAGGGGCGCGGCGAGGTGGAGGCGTTCACGACGCGCGCGGACACCGTCTACGGCGCGACGTTCTTCGCGCTGGCACCCGACCACCCCATCAGCGAGGCGCTCGTCGAAGACGACGACGACATCCGCGAGTTCGTCGAGCAGGAGGCCGACCCGGACGGCGACGAACCGAACGGCGTCCGCACCGGCCTCACCGCGACCAACCCCGTGACCGGCGCGGAGATTCCCGTGTTCGTCGCGGACTTCGTGCTCTCGGACGTCGGCACGGGCGCGCTGATGGGCGTCCCCGGCCACGACGACCGCGACCACATCTTCGCCGAGAAGATGGGCGTCCCCATCGAACCCGTCGTCGCGCCCGAGCCCGACGACTGGGACGGCGAGACGGCGCCGGACGCGCCCGACGTACAGGAGTCGGCGTTCACCGAGGACGGCGTGGTCGTCAACTCCGGCGACTACTCGGGGCTGGACAGCGAGACCGCCCGCGAGCGCGTCACCGAAGACCACGCTGCCGCCGAGTTCGCGAAACAGTACCGCCTCCGCGACTGGGGCATCTCTCGGCAGCGCTACTGGGGGACGCCGATTCCGGTCGTCCACTGCGACGACTGCGGCCCCGTCCTGGTGCCCGAGGACGACTTGCCCGTGGAACTGCCGGAGTTCGTGAACACCACCGGCAACCCGCTGGACGCCGCCGACGAGTGGAAGCAGACCACCTGTCCCGAGTGTGGCGGCGACGCCACCCGCGAGACGGACACGATGGACACGTTCGTCGACTCCTCGTGGTACTTCCTGCGCTACGTCTCCCCCGGCTTCGAGGACGCGCCGTTCGACCTCGAACGCGCGAACGACTGGATGCCCGTCGACCAGTACGTCGGCGGCATCGAGCACGCCGTGATGCACCTGCTGTACTCGCGGTTCTTCACGAAGGTGCTGGCCGACGAGGAGGACCTCGAACACCGCGAACCGTTCACGAACCTGCTCGCGCAGGGAATGGTCCAACTGGAGGGCGAGAAGATGTCCAAGTCGAAGGGCAACGTCGTCTCCCCGCAGGACATCGTCGACGAGTACGGCGCCGACACCGCGCGCCTGTTCATGATGCAGGCCGCCCAGCCCGAACGCGACTTCGACTGGAGCGAGGAGGGCGTCCGCTCGACGAACCGCTTCCTCGCCCGCGTCAAGGAACTCGTAGAGTCGTACGATAGCGAGGCTGGCGATGGCCCCGCCGACGGCGTCGCGCAGTACGTCGCCGCTGAAACCGACGCCGCCGTCGCCGTCGCCACGCCCGAGTACGACGACCTCGCGTTCAACGTCGCGCTCCGCGAGGCTCAAGAACTCGTGGGGACGCTGCGCCAGTACCGCGACTACGCCGACGCCGTCCACGCGGAGACGTTCGAGCGCGGCCTGAACGTCGCCGTCCGCCTGCTCGCGCCCGTCACCCCGCACCTCGCGGAGGAACTGTTCGAGGAACTCGGCGGCGACGGCTTCGCCGCGGAGACCGAGTGGCCCGAGACCGACGTCGACCGCGACGCCGCGGAGACCCGGCGCAGTCTCGTGGAGAACACCCGCGAGGACGTCCGTCAGATTATCGAGGTGGCGGGCATCGAGAACCCCGAGCGCATCGACGTCGTCGTCACGCCCGAGTGGAAGTACGACGCCCTCGGCATCGCCGTCGAGAGCGACGCCGACAACCTCATCTCCGAGTTGATGCAGGAGTCCCACATTCGCGAGCAGGGCGACGACGCCGCCGACTACGGCCAAGAACTGCAGGCCGAGCGGGAGGCGCTGTCGCTGACGCTCGCGCCCGACGAGGAGTACGACGCGCTGTCCGCGGCCGCGTGGCTCGTCGAGCGCGAGTTCGACGCACCCGTCCGCGTCGTCCACGCCAGCGACGCCGACGACGGCGTCGCGGCGAAGGCCGAACCCGGCCGCCCCGCCATCGACATCGAGGAGTAA
- a CDS encoding Hsp20/alpha crystallin family protein produces MDRNSPFDELERLLDKMNDARERAAGGLAVDVRDDEEAFVVTADLPGYEKDDIDVEVHERTLRIDARHEDESAVDDDNYVRRERSKRSLSRSVTLPEEVDESGATAGFENGVLTVELPKSHASEESTRVDIE; encoded by the coding sequence ATGGACCGAAACAGCCCCTTCGACGAACTGGAGCGACTGCTGGACAAAATGAACGACGCGCGCGAGCGCGCTGCCGGCGGCCTCGCGGTCGACGTTCGGGACGACGAGGAGGCGTTCGTCGTGACGGCTGACCTCCCGGGCTACGAGAAGGACGACATCGACGTGGAGGTTCACGAACGGACGCTTCGCATCGACGCGCGCCACGAGGATGAGAGCGCCGTCGACGACGACAACTACGTGCGCCGGGAGCGCAGCAAGCGCTCGCTCTCCCGGAGTGTCACGCTCCCCGAGGAGGTCGACGAATCGGGCGCGACCGCGGGCTTCGAGAACGGCGTGCTGACGGTCGAACTGCCGAAGTCCCACGCCAGCGAGGAGTCCACGCGCGTCGACATCGAGTAG